The following are encoded in a window of Flavobacteriales bacterium genomic DNA:
- a CDS encoding NAD(P)-binding domain-containing protein, which translates to MTITIIGAGNIGGTLAEKWNTAGHDILIGARNPGDPEILKWAQGIGARVLSIPAAVEAAEAVLVATPGKVVVDLAASLGITLKGKLVMDATNMAGPLGTAPGFEALRSTGADAVKVFNCTGWENLADPHYGNDVADMFMAGGSAGAKATVAALVKDVGFAACHDMGGDDKVPILEGFALVWIDLAIFQKMGRGIAFKLMRR; encoded by the coding sequence ATGACCATCACCATCATCGGCGCCGGCAACATCGGCGGAACGCTCGCGGAGAAATGGAACACCGCAGGGCACGACATCCTCATCGGCGCACGCAACCCGGGCGATCCCGAGATCCTGAAATGGGCCCAAGGCATCGGGGCGCGCGTGCTGTCGATCCCGGCGGCGGTGGAAGCGGCCGAGGCCGTCCTCGTCGCCACACCCGGCAAGGTGGTGGTGGACCTCGCCGCCAGCTTGGGCATCACGCTCAAGGGCAAGCTGGTGATGGACGCCACCAACATGGCCGGTCCGCTGGGCACGGCGCCCGGCTTCGAGGCCCTGCGCAGCACCGGTGCCGACGCGGTGAAGGTGTTCAACTGCACCGGCTGGGAGAACCTCGCCGACCCGCACTACGGTAACGATGTGGCCGATATGTTCATGGCCGGTGGCAGTGCCGGGGCCAAGGCGACGGTGGCCGCGCTGGTGAAGGACGTGGGCTTCGCCGCATGCCACGACATGGGCGGCGACGACAAGGTGCCCATCCTCGAGGGCTTCGCGCTGGTGTGGATCGACCTGGCCATCTTCCAGAAGATGGGCCGGGGCATCGCCTTCAAGTTGATGCGGCGGTGA
- a CDS encoding DUF481 domain-containing protein codes for MRKWGAFSLSHFLTIHTLALTAIISLTAISSTHAQLSEADTLRWQYRVSATGSWMRGNIEQFMLLGTGEVAHVRAHWGVKSAINYQYGTFFYRQTLGEGIWRNFVYANPHAQLYPYLMLWYQRSHQRGIDHRTQVGPGITYVLLRKPGNLLKLSATGTYEANTFRSASFRERTDLTSTELETWRITGRLYGEHRIMEGLLRLQYEGWVQPSLTDADNLRAHVEAALSIPLKKGFALRQAVNWSYESVVQQRNTYEDLLWTFGISYERR; via the coding sequence GTGAGAAAGTGGGGGGCTTTCTCACTTTCTCACTTTCTCACCATTCACACTCTCGCGCTCACCGCGATCATCAGCCTCACCGCCATCTCCAGCACCCACGCCCAACTCAGCGAAGCCGACACCCTGCGCTGGCAGTATCGCGTGAGCGCCACGGGCAGCTGGATGCGCGGCAACATCGAGCAGTTCATGCTGCTGGGCACCGGCGAGGTGGCGCATGTGCGTGCGCACTGGGGTGTCAAGAGCGCGATCAACTACCAGTACGGCACCTTCTTCTACCGCCAGACGCTGGGCGAGGGCATCTGGCGCAACTTCGTGTACGCGAACCCGCACGCTCAGCTCTATCCCTACCTCATGCTTTGGTACCAGCGGAGCCACCAGCGCGGCATCGACCACCGAACGCAGGTGGGGCCCGGCATCACCTATGTGCTGCTGCGCAAGCCGGGCAACCTGCTCAAGCTCTCCGCCACCGGCACTTACGAGGCCAACACCTTCCGCAGCGCCAGCTTCCGTGAACGAACCGACCTCACCAGCACCGAGCTGGAGACCTGGCGCATCACCGGCAGGCTCTATGGCGAGCACAGGATCATGGAAGGCCTCCTGCGCCTGCAGTACGAAGGCTGGGTGCAGCCCTCGCTCACGGATGCGGACAACCTGCGTGCCCACGTGGAAGCCGCGCTCAGCATCCCGCTGAAGAAGGGTTTCGCGCTGCGCCAGGCCGTGAACTGGAGCTACGAGAGCGTGGTGCAGCAGCGCAACACCTACGAGGATCTGTTGTGGACCTTCGGGATCAGCTACGAAAGGCGATGA
- a CDS encoding type 1 glutamine amidotransferase domain-containing protein, producing MSAALNLIDPAKPKRIALIAANPSTSKQTGWPIGFWWAELTHPYWEFVEKGYQVDIYSPDGGDLMADGFSDPEDASGYSAADILSLGFKKSPKHAELITNTRPMSAIQVADYDAVFLTGGQSPMYTFIDNAPLHKLVVDFHEAKKVVAIVCHATCVLLKAKTADGKLLVDGRTWTGFADAEEQFADNFVGQRIQPFWIETEAKKLPNTNFITGGLFKAFAVRDGRLITGQQQFSGAATAKMVIEALGA from the coding sequence ATGAGCGCAGCACTCAACCTCATCGACCCCGCGAAGCCCAAGCGCATCGCCCTCATCGCCGCCAACCCTTCCACCAGCAAGCAGACCGGCTGGCCCATCGGCTTCTGGTGGGCCGAGCTCACCCACCCCTACTGGGAGTTCGTGGAGAAGGGCTACCAGGTGGACATCTACAGCCCCGACGGCGGCGACCTGATGGCCGACGGTTTCAGCGACCCCGAGGACGCCAGCGGCTACAGCGCGGCCGACATCCTCAGCCTCGGCTTCAAGAAAAGCCCCAAGCATGCCGAGCTCATCACGAACACCAGGCCCATGAGCGCGATCCAGGTGGCCGACTACGATGCCGTCTTCCTCACCGGCGGCCAGAGCCCCATGTACACCTTCATCGACAACGCGCCGCTGCACAAGCTCGTGGTGGACTTCCACGAGGCGAAGAAGGTGGTGGCCATCGTGTGCCACGCCACCTGCGTGCTGCTGAAGGCCAAGACCGCCGATGGCAAACTGCTCGTTGACGGCAGGACCTGGACGGGCTTCGCTGATGCCGAGGAGCAGTTCGCGGACAATTTCGTGGGCCAGCGCATCCAGCCCTTCTGGATCGAGACCGAGGCGAAGAAGCTGCCCAACACCAACTTCATCACCGGCGGCCTGTTCAAGGCCTTCGCCGTGCGCGACGGCCGCCTGATCACCGGCCAGCAGCAGTTCAGCGGCGCAGCCACCGCCAAAATGGTGATCGAGGCGCTGGGGGCGTAA
- a CDS encoding helix-turn-helix transcriptional regulator gives MPDFTHDGHVYYNPFEFAMAFIGGTWKAPVLYRLKKGKQRYSELKKSMQHISDRQLAATLRELEKHGLVTRTVYPEVPPRTEYALTKRGERAIPVIETLRQYGIALMKDTGIESEFYLGKK, from the coding sequence ATGCCCGACTTCACCCACGACGGCCACGTGTACTACAACCCCTTCGAGTTCGCCATGGCCTTCATCGGCGGCACGTGGAAGGCGCCCGTGCTGTACCGGTTGAAGAAGGGCAAGCAGCGCTACAGCGAGCTGAAGAAGAGCATGCAGCACATCAGCGACCGGCAGCTGGCGGCCACCTTGCGCGAACTGGAGAAGCACGGCCTGGTGACGCGCACGGTATACCCCGAGGTACCGCCGCGCACGGAGTACGCGCTGACGAAGCGCGGCGAGCGTGCGATCCCGGTGATCGAGACGCTGCGGCAGTACGGCATCGCGCTGATGAAGGACACAGGGATCGAGAGCGAATTCTATCTGGGGAAGAAGTGA
- a CDS encoding helix-turn-helix transcriptional regulator, whose translation MPSTVVERRTALVMNDPPVGPAQCPVTHTLRFIGGKWKPVILFLVRKGCNRFGALQRAIDGISKQMLTTQLRELERDGILSRTIHAEIPPRVEYHITPKGESLLPVVDAMSAWGLEDMGGPCAT comes from the coding sequence ATGCCGTCAACAGTGGTCGAGCGCCGCACAGCGCTGGTTATGAACGATCCCCCGGTGGGCCCTGCGCAATGCCCGGTGACGCACACCCTGCGCTTCATCGGCGGCAAATGGAAGCCGGTGATCCTCTTCCTGGTGCGCAAGGGCTGCAACCGGTTCGGCGCCCTTCAACGCGCCATCGATGGCATCAGCAAGCAGATGCTCACCACACAACTGCGCGAACTGGAACGGGACGGCATCCTGTCGCGCACCATCCATGCGGAGATCCCGCCGCGCGTGGAGTACCACATCACCCCCAAGGGCGAGAGCCTGCTGCCCGTGGTGGACGCCATGAGCGCATGGGGGCTGGAGGACATGGGCGGTCCATGTGCCACGTGA
- a CDS encoding NAD(P)-dependent alcohol dehydrogenase, with protein sequence MKALLYDKYGGPEVMYWGDRPDPVPGAGQVTVRVEAASINPVDMKVRQGAMRIITGGRMPRGMGCDVAGRVERIGAGVTGMKPGDAVFGYAGFKASNTFAELALLPADLVVHKPDAIPFAEAACLPQAGVAALRALREKADLKAGQQVLVVGCTGGVGQFVVMVAKALGARVWGVCGGDQSSAARALGCDAVIDHRKQDLATLDARFHVVFDTPGALGFAKAAKPLLPRGHFLDLNAKPQAMLTAWAANALRARKHHPLITKVRREDLQALARLAADGKLRPLIGRTAPLHEGPAVIAAMERRERTVGKTVLVGKV encoded by the coding sequence ATGAAAGCACTCCTTTACGACAAATACGGCGGTCCTGAGGTGATGTACTGGGGCGACCGCCCCGATCCTGTGCCCGGTGCCGGACAGGTGACCGTGCGCGTGGAAGCGGCATCCATCAATCCGGTGGACATGAAGGTGCGGCAGGGCGCCATGCGGATCATCACCGGCGGGCGCATGCCGCGCGGCATGGGCTGCGATGTGGCGGGACGGGTGGAGCGGATCGGTGCAGGGGTGACCGGTATGAAGCCCGGCGATGCGGTTTTCGGATATGCGGGCTTCAAGGCGAGCAACACCTTCGCGGAGCTCGCCCTGTTGCCCGCGGATCTCGTGGTGCACAAGCCGGATGCGATCCCGTTCGCCGAAGCGGCATGCCTGCCACAGGCCGGCGTGGCGGCCTTGCGGGCACTGAGGGAGAAAGCGGACCTGAAAGCGGGCCAGCAGGTGCTCGTGGTGGGCTGCACAGGGGGCGTGGGCCAATTCGTGGTGATGGTGGCGAAGGCCTTGGGCGCTCGGGTGTGGGGCGTGTGCGGTGGCGATCAGTCCAGCGCCGCGCGCGCCTTGGGCTGCGACGCGGTGATCGACCACCGCAAGCAGGACCTGGCCACACTGGATGCGCGGTTCCATGTGGTCTTCGACACGCCAGGTGCGCTCGGCTTCGCCAAGGCGGCGAAGCCACTCCTGCCTCGTGGCCATTTCCTCGACCTGAACGCGAAGCCGCAGGCCATGCTCACCGCCTGGGCCGCGAACGCTTTGCGTGCGCGCAAGCACCATCCGCTCATCACCAAGGTGCGGCGCGAGGATCTGCAAGCCCTGGCCAGGCTGGCAGCGGACGGCAAGTTGCGGCCGTTGATCGGGCGCACGGCCCCCTTGCACGAGGGCCCGGCGGTGATCGCCGCCATGGAGCGCAGGGAGCGGACGGTGGGGAAGACGGTGCTGGTGGGGAAGGTATAG
- a CDS encoding sterol desaturase family protein has translation MPTLIELLTDPVSLTVFGIYAALMLWEALFPARPLPPVKGWKWKGLLSFAVYFLLTSYLPFLWTEHLARFQLFDVTGLGVAAGFAIGLLVLELGIYVWHRAVHRYDLLWRTVHQMHHSAERLDTFSAFWLGPVDSVGIAAVGSICLTLIVGIDPQAAVHVIYVTTFFAVFAHTNVRTPRWLGYIIQRPESHSRHHERGVHHGNYADLPVLDMLFGTFHNPNDFAKETGFKDGDSSRVLEMLAFKDISSNEPATHEQWIEEGITADDLVQKRA, from the coding sequence ATGCCCACCCTGATCGAACTCCTCACCGACCCGGTCTCCCTTACCGTCTTCGGCATCTATGCCGCGCTGATGCTTTGGGAGGCGCTGTTCCCCGCGCGGCCATTGCCACCCGTGAAGGGATGGAAGTGGAAAGGCCTCCTCTCATTCGCCGTCTACTTCCTGCTCACCTCCTACCTGCCCTTTCTGTGGACGGAGCACCTGGCACGCTTCCAGCTTTTTGACGTGACGGGCCTCGGCGTCGCAGCAGGCTTCGCGATCGGTCTGCTCGTGCTTGAACTGGGCATCTACGTCTGGCATCGTGCCGTGCATCGCTACGACCTGCTTTGGCGCACCGTGCACCAGATGCACCACAGCGCCGAACGGCTCGACACCTTCAGCGCCTTCTGGCTTGGTCCCGTGGATTCGGTGGGCATCGCGGCCGTGGGCTCCATCTGCCTCACGCTGATCGTGGGCATCGATCCGCAGGCCGCGGTCCATGTCATCTACGTCACCACCTTCTTCGCCGTCTTCGCGCACACCAACGTGCGCACGCCACGGTGGCTGGGGTACATCATCCAACGGCCCGAGAGCCACAGCCGTCACCACGAGCGCGGCGTTCACCATGGCAACTACGCCGATCTGCCCGTTCTGGACATGCTCTTCGGCACCTTCCACAATCCGAACGACTTCGCGAAAGAGACCGGGTTCAAGGACGGCGACAGCAGCCGGGTCCTGGAGATGCTCGCGTTCAAGGATATCTCCAGCAACGAGCCAGCTACCCATGAGCAGTGGATCGAGGAGGGTATCACCGCCGACGACCTTGTTCAAAAAAGGGCGTGA
- a CDS encoding helix-turn-helix domain-containing protein yields MKDRPIRVAILAFPASTASIVHGLYDLFHMAGRDYERMTGKPMAGEVFDPVIVAKERGEVSLCNGLRTTAHAALGEVDRPHIVCIPEVLLSPEESLEGRFEEEKHRLVQWHRSGALIASACTGGMLLAESGLLDGNEGTTHWAFCEVMQRRHPAVKVKSKGALVMTGEGQRLVMAGGGTSWLDLGLYLIARTAGLETAMNVARVSMIEWHHDGQQPFAATMALRPSPDAVVAQCQTWAAQRFHEPAPVSGMVALSGLPERSFARRFKQATGLTPLAYVHALRLEEARRMLEGSDEPVEAIALEVGYEDAGFFTRMFKRKVGLTPGQYRRRFGGLRKSLAGQVAN; encoded by the coding sequence ATGAAGGATCGGCCCATCCGCGTCGCCATCCTGGCCTTCCCGGCCTCCACGGCCTCCATCGTTCATGGCCTGTACGACCTGTTCCACATGGCGGGCCGCGACTACGAGCGGATGACCGGCAAGCCGATGGCGGGCGAGGTGTTCGACCCGGTGATCGTGGCCAAAGAGCGAGGCGAGGTGAGCTTGTGCAACGGGCTGCGCACCACGGCGCACGCAGCGCTGGGGGAGGTGGACCGCCCGCACATCGTGTGCATTCCGGAGGTGCTGCTCTCACCGGAGGAATCACTGGAAGGCCGGTTCGAGGAGGAGAAGCACCGGTTGGTCCAATGGCACCGATCGGGGGCCCTCATCGCATCCGCTTGTACCGGCGGCATGTTGCTGGCAGAAAGCGGTCTGTTGGATGGTAACGAGGGGACCACGCATTGGGCGTTCTGCGAGGTCATGCAACGGCGTCATCCAGCAGTGAAGGTGAAGTCCAAGGGTGCGCTGGTGATGACCGGGGAGGGCCAGCGGTTGGTAATGGCCGGCGGCGGCACCTCATGGCTCGATCTCGGTCTGTATCTCATCGCACGCACGGCGGGCCTTGAGACCGCCATGAACGTGGCGCGGGTGAGCATGATCGAATGGCACCACGATGGGCAACAGCCTTTCGCCGCCACGATGGCACTGCGGCCCAGCCCCGATGCCGTGGTGGCGCAATGTCAGACCTGGGCCGCGCAACGCTTCCACGAACCGGCACCAGTATCCGGCATGGTCGCGCTCAGTGGCCTGCCCGAGCGTTCGTTCGCGAGGCGATTCAAGCAGGCCACCGGCCTCACACCGCTGGCGTATGTCCACGCCCTGAGGTTGGAGGAGGCCAGGCGCATGCTGGAGGGGAGCGATGAACCGGTGGAGGCGATCGCACTGGAGGTGGGGTACGAGGATGCGGGTTTTTTCACGCGCATGTTCAAGCGCAAGGTGGGCCTAACACCGGGGCAGTACCGCCGCAGGTTCGGTGGTTTGCGCAAGTCGCTCGCGGGACAAGTGGCCAACTGA
- a CDS encoding winged helix-turn-helix transcriptional regulator — MSPAIAPDRLSMTFHALSDPTRRAILSRLADGPASVNELAAPFAMSLPAVSKHLKVLERAQLIKRGKEAQWRPCELKAEPLKEADAWIERYRAMWEARFDRLDAYLMELQGKKPRK; from the coding sequence ATGTCGCCCGCCATCGCCCCCGACCGCCTGAGCATGACCTTCCATGCCTTGAGCGACCCCACGCGCCGGGCGATCCTCTCGCGCCTGGCGGACGGACCAGCCTCTGTGAACGAGTTGGCGGCTCCGTTCGCCATGAGCCTGCCCGCCGTTAGCAAGCATCTCAAAGTGCTGGAGCGCGCGCAATTGATCAAGCGCGGAAAGGAGGCGCAGTGGCGACCCTGCGAGTTGAAGGCCGAGCCATTGAAGGAAGCCGATGCCTGGATCGAGCGGTACCGCGCGATGTGGGAGGCGCGCTTCGACCGGCTCGACGCCTACCTGATGGAGCTGCAAGGCAAAAAACCGAGGAAGTGA
- the arr gene encoding NAD(+)--rifampin ADP-ribosyltransferase: MTMPNADREIVITRHMKAPQALVWKACTEPEHIDRWWGPDGFVNRTARMEFRVGGEWEYTMTGPDGKVWPNLITYRAIVPITRLFYDHGEPGNPRQFEGELRFEEQDGGTLVTLRTVFPTKEIRDHLIETVGAIEGGKQTLAHLDEYTQRIMNKPKPALFNFSVRKEDRTITVERSFNAPLDPVWAAFTEADILCQWWAPKPYVCVVTGLDLRAGGRWSYHMKGPEGDCHYCFFDYEDVRPKSYFSGSDGFCDEAGNINVSMPRSRWENHFNEKEGSTVVRVKIHFSSTEDLERIIEMGFKEGFTMGLDQLGQLFTDQKFYHGTKADLKPGDLIEPGNHSNYGQQKKARFVYLTAMLDAATWGAELAQGEGRGRIYIVEPTGHYENDPNLTDKRFKGNPTKSYRTKAPLRVIGEVKDWQGHAPEQLQAMKDHLQKLKEQGIEAIED; encoded by the coding sequence ATGACCATGCCCAACGCCGACCGCGAGATCGTCATCACCCGCCACATGAAGGCGCCGCAAGCGCTGGTGTGGAAAGCCTGCACCGAACCCGAACACATCGACCGTTGGTGGGGGCCGGACGGATTCGTCAATCGCACCGCCCGCATGGAGTTTCGGGTGGGCGGTGAATGGGAATACACCATGACCGGCCCTGATGGCAAGGTGTGGCCCAACCTGATCACCTACCGGGCCATCGTACCGATCACGCGCTTGTTCTACGACCATGGAGAACCGGGCAACCCCAGGCAGTTCGAGGGCGAGTTGCGCTTTGAGGAGCAGGACGGTGGCACCTTGGTGACGCTTCGCACCGTGTTCCCCACCAAGGAGATCCGTGACCACTTGATCGAGACGGTCGGGGCCATCGAAGGCGGTAAGCAGACGCTCGCGCACTTGGACGAATACACCCAACGCATCATGAACAAGCCCAAGCCCGCCCTCTTCAACTTCTCCGTGCGGAAAGAGGACCGCACCATCACCGTGGAGCGCTCCTTCAACGCGCCGCTGGATCCCGTGTGGGCCGCCTTCACCGAAGCGGACATCCTATGCCAGTGGTGGGCGCCGAAGCCCTATGTCTGCGTGGTCACAGGCCTCGACCTGCGCGCCGGCGGACGTTGGTCCTACCACATGAAAGGCCCCGAAGGCGACTGTCATTACTGCTTCTTCGACTACGAGGACGTGCGGCCGAAGAGCTACTTCTCCGGCAGCGATGGTTTCTGCGACGAAGCCGGCAACATCAACGTGTCCATGCCGCGCTCCAGGTGGGAGAACCATTTCAATGAGAAGGAAGGCAGCACCGTGGTCCGGGTCAAGATCCACTTCAGTTCAACGGAAGACCTGGAGCGGATCATTGAAATGGGCTTCAAGGAGGGCTTCACCATGGGCCTGGATCAGTTGGGGCAGCTGTTCACGGACCAGAAGTTCTACCACGGCACCAAGGCCGATCTGAAGCCGGGTGACCTGATCGAACCAGGGAACCACTCGAACTACGGACAGCAGAAGAAGGCCAGGTTCGTGTACCTCACCGCCATGCTCGATGCGGCCACCTGGGGCGCCGAACTGGCGCAGGGCGAAGGACGCGGCCGCATCTACATCGTGGAACCGACGGGCCACTACGAGAACGACCCCAACCTCACGGACAAGCGCTTCAAGGGCAACCCGACGAAGTCCTACCGCACCAAGGCCCCCTTGCGCGTGATCGGCGAAGTGAAGGACTGGCAGGGCCACGCGCCGGAGCAACTGCAGGCCATGAAGGACCATCTGCAAAAGCTGAAGGAGCAGGGCATCGAAGCCATTGAAGACTGA
- a CDS encoding SRPBCC family protein yields MPTRITITAHVNKPVAHVWKIWTEPDHIMRWNAASDDWHCPKATNDLRTGGSFSSTMAARDGSFSFDFEGVYDDVQDPGSRPGQARIAYTMSDGRTCQIIFNEKDGGTEVVESFDAEAQNPVEMQRAGWQAILDRFKAYVEAQG; encoded by the coding sequence ATGCCCACCCGCATCACTATCACCGCCCACGTCAACAAGCCGGTGGCCCACGTCTGGAAGATCTGGACCGAACCCGACCACATCATGCGATGGAACGCCGCCAGCGACGACTGGCACTGCCCGAAGGCCACCAACGACCTGCGCACCGGTGGCTCCTTCAGCAGCACCATGGCCGCGCGCGACGGCAGTTTCAGCTTCGACTTTGAAGGTGTGTATGACGATGTGCAAGATCCCGGCTCAAGGCCGGGACAAGCACGCATCGCCTACACCATGAGCGACGGCCGCACCTGCCAGATCATCTTCAATGAGAAGGATGGTGGCACCGAGGTGGTGGAAAGCTTCGATGCGGAGGCGCAGAACCCTGTGGAAATGCAACGCGCCGGCTGGCAGGCGATCCTGGACCGCTTCAAGGCGTATGTGGAAGCGCAGGGATGA
- a CDS encoding DUF1801 domain-containing protein, which yields MSHERFDPATSALLDAHKHPLRKEIDALRVIILGADKSIEEGVKWNTASYRTTDWFATLNGPKHVKEPMVILHAGAKAKGHVLKDRIPDPEGLLKWLGNDRAQIVFKDGKDIAAKEAALTKVIKHWIQQL from the coding sequence ATGAGCCACGAACGTTTCGACCCTGCCACAAGTGCCTTGCTCGATGCCCACAAGCATCCGCTGCGCAAGGAGATCGATGCCCTTCGAGTCATCATCCTCGGTGCCGACAAGTCCATTGAAGAAGGTGTGAAGTGGAACACGGCCAGCTACCGGACCACCGACTGGTTCGCCACGTTGAACGGGCCGAAGCACGTGAAGGAGCCCATGGTCATCCTGCACGCTGGCGCCAAGGCCAAAGGCCATGTGCTGAAGGACCGCATCCCCGATCCCGAAGGCCTCTTGAAGTGGCTGGGCAACGACCGGGCGCAGATCGTCTTCAAGGATGGAAAGGACATCGCAGCCAAGGAGGCCGCCTTGACCAAGGTCATCAAGCACTGGATACAACAACTTTGA
- a CDS encoding GyrI-like domain-containing protein: protein MLTPPEIVTTSAMPAATIHLVIPGMDMPKHMDPAIQEILKVLADQGLRPAGPMFSYHHRRPSDTFDFEIGFPVAMAITESGRVKNNTLPAERVARAVYQGPYEGLSKAWPALQEWVRQQQLPETGRFFERYLNNPDEVKDPKEYMTELNWVIG, encoded by the coding sequence ATGCTCACCCCACCTGAGATCGTCACCACCAGCGCCATGCCCGCCGCCACCATCCACCTGGTGATCCCCGGCATGGACATGCCCAAGCACATGGACCCCGCGATCCAGGAGATCCTGAAGGTGCTTGCGGACCAGGGCCTGCGGCCCGCGGGACCGATGTTCAGCTATCACCACCGAAGGCCCAGCGACACCTTCGACTTCGAGATCGGCTTCCCAGTGGCGATGGCGATCACGGAGAGTGGCCGTGTGAAGAACAACACCTTGCCTGCTGAGCGTGTGGCAAGGGCTGTGTACCAGGGGCCCTATGAAGGTCTGTCGAAAGCCTGGCCAGCCTTGCAGGAATGGGTGCGCCAGCAGCAGCTGCCTGAGACGGGCCGCTTTTTCGAGCGCTACCTGAACAACCCCGACGAGGTGAAGGACCCGAAAGAGTACATGACGGAATTGAATTGGGTGATCGGATAG
- a CDS encoding YdeI/OmpD-associated family protein, giving the protein MKKRTKTIKEEEPMLAFESAQQWDAWLERNGATVQAIRIRIAKKDSGIPSVTYAEAVDTALCHGWIDGVRNAYDDKTFLQRFTPRGPRSIWSEINKKKVQQLTKARLMRPAGLATVKQAKANGQWDKAYAPATAIKVPPDLAAALKKNKKAKAFFDTLTGSKRYAFLHRLHTAKKDETRAKRLGLFVGMMERGEAFH; this is encoded by the coding sequence ATGAAGAAGCGGACCAAGACGATCAAGGAGGAGGAACCGATGCTGGCCTTCGAAAGCGCCCAGCAATGGGATGCCTGGCTGGAGCGGAACGGAGCCACAGTGCAGGCGATCCGCATCCGCATCGCGAAGAAGGACAGCGGCATCCCATCGGTCACCTATGCCGAGGCCGTGGACACCGCACTTTGCCACGGCTGGATCGACGGTGTGCGCAATGCTTATGACGACAAGACCTTCCTGCAGCGCTTCACACCACGTGGCCCGCGCAGCATCTGGAGCGAGATCAACAAGAAGAAGGTGCAACAATTGACCAAGGCCAGACTGATGCGGCCGGCTGGCCTTGCAACCGTGAAGCAGGCCAAAGCGAACGGCCAATGGGACAAGGCCTATGCACCTGCCACTGCGATCAAAGTGCCTCCCGACCTCGCCGCTGCGCTGAAGAAGAACAAGAAGGCCAAGGCCTTCTTCGACACCCTCACCGGAAGCAAGCGCTACGCGTTCCTGCACCGCCTGCACACCGCGAAGAAGGACGAGACCCGGGCGAAACGGCTCGGGCTGTTCGTGGGCATGATGGAGCGTGGCGAAGCCTTCCATTGA
- a CDS encoding DUF998 domain-containing protein, whose product MRTATMNRREAVLLRCGTYAGLTYVTLGLLQILLRDGFDITRHPLSILANGRMGWVQIVNFLVTGMLMLAFAAGVFSTLRGRFGGTLGACMLGLFGVGLVGAGIFVAGPMADFPPPDDRVPGLFPVNGMLHFMAGGIGFLGLIMAAITFALRFAKGRSWGRSLFSLVIGTFFACAFAGIASGPPDAITMITFYLAVLFAWAWVVALSAWLTKEVASRPSTAKSSA is encoded by the coding sequence ATGAGAACGGCGACCATGAACAGGAGAGAAGCGGTTCTGCTGCGCTGTGGGACATACGCAGGCCTGACCTACGTGACCTTGGGCCTGTTGCAGATCCTGCTGCGTGACGGGTTCGACATCACACGCCATCCGCTCAGCATCCTGGCGAACGGGCGCATGGGCTGGGTGCAGATCGTCAACTTCCTGGTCACGGGCATGCTCATGCTGGCTTTCGCCGCTGGCGTGTTCTCCACGCTACGTGGACGCTTCGGCGGCACCCTCGGTGCCTGCATGCTCGGGCTCTTTGGGGTGGGGCTTGTCGGGGCCGGCATCTTCGTGGCAGGGCCCATGGCCGATTTCCCACCACCGGATGACCGCGTTCCCGGCCTGTTCCCGGTGAACGGCATGCTCCATTTCATGGCAGGCGGCATCGGCTTTCTAGGATTGATCATGGCGGCGATCACCTTCGCCCTGCGTTTCGCCAAAGGCCGGTCCTGGGGGCGCTCTCTTTTCTCTCTCGTGATCGGGACCTTCTTCGCCTGCGCATTCGCGGGCATCGCCTCCGGACCTCCGGATGCCATCACCATGATCACGTTCTACCTTGCTGTGCTCTTCGCATGGGCCTGGGTCGTCGCGCTGTCCGCCTGGTTGACCAAGGAAGTTGCTTCGCGCCCATCAACCGCAAAGAGCAGTGCCTAA